A region from the Aegilops tauschii subsp. strangulata cultivar AL8/78 chromosome 5, Aet v6.0, whole genome shotgun sequence genome encodes:
- the LOC109743831 gene encoding protein FAR1-RELATED SEQUENCE 5-like yields the protein MKLLAKGDADTAIGIMMTSKARDPDFFFEHTVDAEGKLKNMFWCDSQSRRDYLDFGDVTVFDITYKMNRYGMPFIPFVGLNNHRCTTVFGCAVVSDETEDTYVWVLQTFLRAHYQKKPRSVITDRDATMIRAIRKVLTDVWHRLCSWHIEKSMQKHLHHKSLKEFRSLIYYATTHDEFEARWAAFKAKWESGKTETWLRRMYRKKRLWAASYLTDGFLLGMRNNQRSESLNSCLHLYLDSGMTIVDMVVHYENCIVRLRENESYDDCMATQTLPVPVLDEFKCIEKSAARDFTGVNFYLLQKEMKKAADLEIIDRLSGAVSQRFIVAWKNNRQLRFKVDYTPTNSEETVKCSCDSMKRKGLPCKHVLYVFGQIEHEGLT from the coding sequence ATGAAGTTGCTAGCAAAGGGTGATGCGGACACTGCGATTGGGATCATGATGACGAGTAAGGCAAGGGATCCAGACTTTTTCTTTGAGCACACTGTTGACGCAGAAGGCAAGCTGAAGAACATGTTCTGGTGTGATTCTCAGTCACGTCGGGATTACCTTGACTTCGGTGATGTAACCGTCTTCGACATCACTTATAAGATGAATAGGTATGGAATGCCATTCATACCTTTTGTTGGTCTAAACAATCATCGTTGCACCACTGTGTTCGGTTGTGCTGTTGTGTCAGATGAGACCGAGGATACATATGTTTGGGTGTTGCAGACCTTCTTGAGAGCTCACTATCAGAAGAAGCCGAGGTCTGTAATTACTGACAGAGACGCAACCATGATAAGGGCCATCAGGAAGGTCCTTACTGACGTGTGGCATCGACTTTGTTCGTGGCATATAGAGAAGAGCATGCAGAAACACCTCCACCACAAGTCCCTTAAGGAGTTCAGGTCTCTTATTTACTATGCTACTACACATGATGAGTTTGAGGCGAGATGGGCAGCTTTTAAAGCTAAATGGGAGTCGGGGAAAACTGAAACATGGTTGCGTAGGATGTACAGGAAGAAAAGGCTTTGGGCTGCGTCATATCTCACCGATGGGTTCCTCCTTGGTATGCGGAATAACCAGAGGAGCGAGAGTCTGAACTCTTGCCTTCATCTATATCTTGACTCTGGCATGACAATTGTTGATATGGTTGTGCATTATGAGAACTGCATTGTTCGGCTCCGTGAGAACGAGTCATACGATGACTGCATGGCCACACAGACACTCCCTGTACCAGTACTTGACGAGTTCAAATGCATTGAGAAATCCGCTGCCCGTGACTTCACTGGGGTGAACTTTTACCTCTTGCAGAAAGAAATGAAGAAGGCAGCGGATCTTGAGATCATAGATAGACTCAGTGGAGCCGTCAGTCAGAGATTCATAGTGGCATGGAAAAATAACAGGCAACTGAGATTCAAAGTGGACTATACACCTACTAACTCAGAAGAAACAGTGAAGTGTAGTTGTGATAGTATGAAACGTAAAGGTctcccatgcaagcatgttcttTATGTTTTTGGCCAGATTGAACATGAAGGACTTACCTAA